The nucleotide sequence GTGCCGCCATCAGGACAGCCGGGTCGCCGAATACGATGGCATCAACGCCGGACTCAGCCAGAAAGCGGACATATTCATTCAGCTCATCCACTTTATCATTGTGAAAGATGGCATTTAATGCTGCATATACCCTCACACCCGCCGGGCGGGAAAGCTCGACCGTCCGCTTGATGTCTTCCCTGGAGAATTCACCTGCAAGACGCAGTCCGTACCGTTCTTTCCCTACAAGAAAAGCATCTGCTCCGGCTTTTATCAATTGTTCTATATCATCAACATGCCTGGGTGTTACAAGCAGTTCGGGTTTCTTCATGTCCTTCACCTCTTTTTACTGATTGCAATCCCATCTCCGACCGGCAGGATTGCTGTATCGTACTCTTCATGGCCCATGAGCATCTTATTATATTTCTTCAATTTTTCCACCATCGGCCGGATTCGCTTATGATTTACATGTTCTTCAGCTACAAGGCCTTTGAACAAAACGTTATCTGATATGATCGTGCCGCCTTCTGAAAGCATCGGGCTGTACAGTTCAAAAAAACGAGCATATTGCCCTTTGGCGGCATCTATGAATATGGCACCAAACTGTATTGAATCGGGCAGCTTGTCTTTTGCTTCGAGCGCATCGGCTAGCAGGATATGGATCCGGCCTTCAAGACCTGCCCGGTTAATATAGTCAAGCGCTCTCTTATAGCGGTCTTCGTCGCGCTCAATCGTGTAAATGTGCACATTCGGAAGGGCCTGTGCCATCCGGATAGCGGAATATCCGATTGCTGTCCCGATTTCAA is from Bacillus marinisedimentorum and encodes:
- a CDS encoding O-methyltransferase, producing MVPENITRYVESIIPERSGLIEEMERYAKEHRVPIMELTGIETLLQLLRMKEPDTILEIGTAIGYSAIRMAQALPNVHIYTIERDEDRYKRALDYINRAGLEGRIHILLADALEAKDKLPDSIQFGAIFIDAAKGQYARFFELYSPMLSEGGTIISDNVLFKGLVAEEHVNHKRIRPMVEKLKKYNKMLMGHEEYDTAILPVGDGIAISKKR